The Lacipirellula parvula genome window below encodes:
- a CDS encoding SulP family inorganic anion transporter, with protein sequence MNKPEPASPLRYWKQDFLSSIVVFFVALPLCMGVALASGAPVAAGLITGIVGGIVAGSLAGCQLQVSGPAAGLTVIVFEIIQRLGLEMLGLAVLIAGAMQIVAGGLKLGPWFRAVSPAVIHGMLAGIGVLIFASQFHVMVDDKPRRSGLENLATIPQAIYKTFNGPPLAGEEERIFRRHALQEMADLHHDQINMRVHAAELIPYAHIAPASPALEQVEEPQLKTLIPEQERITRHLLQLRDEMITAEGASDGQVHLDAAKVALQEAIVRSEAAEAALRSGKAVDAIATQEAAVAAIDVAAKRLRNHRIAAILGIGTIVIIILWQKLSPRKLRLVPAPLIAIVAALLAAYFLMLPVFYVELPGSLWEEVRLPTLTLLQNAHWGELLQTAALIAIIASAETLLCATAVDQLAHGQRTNYDRELTAQGVGNIICGTLGALPMTGVIVRSSANVQAGAKSRLSTILHGVWLLVFVVALGGLLQMIPTASLAAVLVYTGYKLVNIKEIKRLLEFGWGEVAIYLATLITIVAKDLLVGVVVGIALAAAKLLYTFSRLGIKIDRDEAQNRYRMRLAGAATFVRLPKLAAALEQFPSDAEVQVELDRLSYIDHACLELLTSWGEQHQASGGRLSIDWDTLRASAHRSSPRRRTTGEPEAA encoded by the coding sequence ATGAACAAACCTGAACCAGCCTCGCCGCTGCGTTATTGGAAGCAAGACTTCCTCTCGTCGATCGTCGTCTTCTTCGTCGCCCTCCCCCTCTGCATGGGCGTTGCGCTCGCGTCCGGCGCCCCGGTGGCGGCGGGCCTCATCACTGGTATCGTCGGCGGCATCGTGGCCGGCTCGCTCGCCGGTTGTCAGCTGCAAGTCAGCGGTCCCGCCGCCGGCCTCACCGTCATCGTTTTTGAAATCATCCAGCGGCTTGGCCTCGAAATGCTTGGCCTCGCCGTCCTCATTGCCGGCGCGATGCAGATCGTCGCCGGCGGACTGAAGCTCGGCCCCTGGTTCCGCGCCGTCTCGCCCGCCGTCATCCACGGCATGCTCGCGGGCATCGGCGTCCTCATCTTCGCCAGCCAGTTCCATGTGATGGTCGACGACAAACCGCGTCGTAGCGGCTTGGAAAATCTCGCGACCATCCCGCAAGCGATCTACAAGACATTCAACGGCCCGCCGCTTGCCGGCGAAGAAGAGCGCATCTTCCGCCGCCACGCTCTGCAGGAGATGGCCGACCTCCATCACGATCAGATCAACATGCGGGTCCACGCCGCGGAGCTCATTCCTTACGCGCACATCGCCCCAGCGAGCCCGGCGCTCGAGCAAGTCGAAGAACCGCAGCTCAAAACGCTCATCCCCGAGCAGGAACGCATCACGCGACACCTGCTGCAACTTCGCGACGAGATGATTACGGCCGAGGGCGCCTCGGACGGCCAAGTTCACCTCGACGCGGCCAAGGTCGCGCTCCAGGAGGCGATCGTCCGTAGCGAAGCTGCTGAGGCGGCGCTTCGCTCAGGCAAAGCGGTTGATGCGATCGCTACGCAAGAGGCCGCCGTGGCCGCGATCGATGTTGCCGCCAAGCGGCTGAGGAACCATCGCATTGCCGCGATCCTTGGCATCGGCACGATCGTGATCATCATCCTGTGGCAAAAACTCTCGCCGCGGAAGCTTCGGCTCGTCCCGGCGCCGCTGATCGCGATCGTCGCGGCGCTGCTGGCTGCTTACTTCCTGATGCTGCCCGTATTCTACGTCGAACTCCCCGGCAGCCTGTGGGAGGAGGTTCGCCTGCCGACGCTCACGCTGTTGCAAAACGCCCATTGGGGCGAGCTGCTGCAAACCGCGGCGCTTATCGCCATTATCGCCAGCGCCGAAACGCTGCTGTGCGCCACCGCCGTCGACCAACTGGCGCATGGTCAACGCACGAACTACGACCGCGAACTGACGGCTCAAGGAGTCGGCAATATCATCTGCGGCACGCTCGGCGCGCTGCCGATGACCGGCGTCATCGTCCGCAGCTCAGCTAATGTCCAGGCCGGCGCCAAAAGCCGCCTCTCGACCATTCTTCATGGCGTTTGGCTGTTGGTGTTCGTCGTCGCGCTCGGCGGCCTCTTGCAGATGATTCCCACCGCCAGCCTCGCCGCGGTGCTCGTCTACACCGGTTACAAGCTGGTGAACATCAAGGAGATCAAACGACTCCTCGAGTTCGGCTGGGGCGAGGTCGCCATCTATCTGGCGACGCTGATCACGATCGTTGCGAAAGATCTGCTGGTCGGCGTCGTCGTTGGCATCGCGCTCGCCGCGGCCAAGCTCCTGTACACCTTCTCGCGGCTTGGCATCAAGATTGACCGCGATGAAGCGCAGAACCGCTACCGCATGCGACTCGCCGGAGCGGCAACGTTCGTCCGGCTGCCCAAACTGGCTGCCGCACTCGAGCAGTTCCCCAGCGATGCGGAAGTTCAGGTCGAACTCGACCGTCTGTCGTACATCGATCACGCCTGCCTCGAATTGCTCACCTCCTGGGGCGAGCAGCACCAAGCCTCCGGCGGGCGGCTGTCGATCGATTGGGACACGCTACGCGCCAGTGCGCACCGCTCGTCGCCTCGCAGGAGGACAACTGGCGAACCAGAAGCAGCGTAG
- a CDS encoding YihY/virulence factor BrkB family protein, protein MLFPSRTLHELPRVLRGAFFEWHEDKVPRMAAAIAFYAVFSLTPIVVIAFKIAERSFGSEVALREILAQAAFLIGNDGAAAIETLIANAQPRAATPIATGIGIATMIFAATGVFTELKDSLNTIWEVQPKPGLGIVQMIIDRFFAFAMVLVIWFLMLISLVTSAAMAAAVRVASPYVVGVQFIESLLSLALITLLFALIYRVLPDVKVAWRDVWLGAFVTAGLFVIGKLLFGLYLGHSSLGSSYGAAGSLVIVILWVYYSCLILLFGAEMTQVQARIHHVPLEPTEKAVHVTEHARVQQGIPRTSDVRAAVQGDEVSQR, encoded by the coding sequence ATGTTGTTTCCTTCCCGAACGCTGCACGAGTTGCCGCGCGTCTTGCGCGGTGCGTTCTTTGAATGGCACGAAGACAAAGTGCCGCGGATGGCGGCGGCGATTGCCTTCTACGCCGTTTTTTCCCTCACGCCAATCGTCGTCATCGCCTTCAAAATTGCCGAGCGGAGCTTCGGCTCGGAGGTGGCGCTGCGCGAGATTCTCGCCCAAGCGGCTTTCCTAATTGGCAACGACGGCGCCGCGGCGATCGAGACGCTGATCGCCAACGCCCAGCCGCGGGCGGCGACGCCGATCGCGACGGGGATCGGCATCGCCACGATGATCTTCGCCGCGACCGGCGTTTTCACGGAGCTGAAAGATTCGCTCAACACGATCTGGGAAGTTCAGCCGAAGCCGGGGTTGGGGATCGTGCAGATGATCATCGACCGCTTCTTTGCGTTCGCGATGGTGCTGGTGATCTGGTTTCTGATGTTGATTTCGCTCGTGACGAGCGCCGCGATGGCCGCGGCGGTGCGAGTGGCGTCGCCGTACGTCGTCGGGGTTCAATTCATCGAATCGCTTTTATCGCTGGCGCTAATCACGCTGCTGTTCGCGCTGATTTACCGCGTGCTGCCTGACGTGAAGGTGGCGTGGCGCGACGTGTGGCTGGGGGCGTTCGTGACGGCGGGGCTGTTCGTGATTGGCAAGTTGCTGTTTGGGCTCTATCTAGGTCACAGCTCGCTCGGTTCGAGCTATGGGGCCGCGGGGTCGCTTGTGATCGTGATTCTGTGGGTGTACTACTCGTGCCTCATTCTGCTGTTCGGCGCCGAGATGACGCAGGTACAGGCGCGTATCCATCACGTGCCGCTGGAGCCGACGGAGAAGGCGGTGCACGTCACCGAGCATGCCCGCGTGCAGCAGGGGATACCGCGGACGAGCGACGTGCGGGCCGCGGTGCAGGGCGACGAAGTGAGTCAACGATAG
- a CDS encoding globin produces the protein MTADKDLVQSSYGACCLSPKFFDDFYDAFLASSSVIAGKFVNTDMAKQKRLLRDGISFMIMYFNGTAVGRMKVDKLGESHSQGRMDIKPQWYDLWVNALVKTIAKHDPKFSPVTDRAWRTVLAKGIEAMRSQYYAPAAAGV, from the coding sequence ATGACTGCCGACAAAGACCTAGTTCAAAGCAGCTACGGCGCGTGCTGCCTCTCGCCGAAATTTTTCGATGATTTCTACGATGCGTTTTTGGCGTCGTCGAGCGTCATCGCCGGCAAATTCGTCAACACCGATATGGCGAAGCAAAAGCGGCTGCTCCGCGACGGCATCTCGTTCATGATCATGTATTTCAACGGCACGGCCGTCGGACGGATGAAGGTCGACAAGCTCGGCGAATCGCATTCGCAGGGGCGGATGGACATCAAGCCGCAGTGGTACGACCTGTGGGTGAACGCCCTCGTGAAGACGATCGCGAAGCATGACCCGAAGTTCTCGCCCGTGACTGACCGAGCCTGGCGGACGGTGCTGGCGAAGGGCATCGAGGCGATGCGGAGCCAGTATTACGCTCCGGCTGCGGCCGGCGTCTGA
- a CDS encoding glycoside hydrolase family 99-like domain-containing protein, whose amino-acid sequence MSRLLRSLPLLAALLIAASSLRVVVAADPVKTNPAKVYMHYMPWFETPATLGGSAWGWHWKMSNKNPNVVDSQGRRQIAAHYYPKIGPYASRDADVIEYHLLLMKMSGVDGVMVNWYGVQGSNGDINDLLNSSNAIIAQTNDFGLDYNVVLEDRFSTNISQAKANVAYLRDNYFNDPNYIRINADNDPLLNVFGPIAFQQPAQWTEILGQAGEPVDFQTLWYERNDAGVNADGEYAWIYQDASRTYDQHVEDFYKFRATASGSFGGVAFPGFNDYYVQGGVGDIIPFDIPHNNGQVLDRTLSLANQYASKLDFVQLATWNDFGEGTMFEPTVETGYDYLLKLQDFTGVEYGEAELELVFQLYRARKAYAGDAAKQTLLDNAAALLNDLQISDARSIIDNLLPPGDFDGNGTVDGADFLVWQRENGSTGYYPLKQNAADGNADGVVDDADLDLWRQYLGFVSTSIGAAAAAAVPEPAALPLILAAAAFCGLRRRR is encoded by the coding sequence TTGAGCCGACTTCTCCGATCGCTGCCGCTGCTCGCCGCGCTGCTGATTGCAGCGTCGTCGCTGCGCGTCGTCGTTGCGGCCGATCCGGTGAAGACCAATCCAGCGAAGGTCTACATGCACTACATGCCGTGGTTCGAAACCCCGGCGACGCTCGGCGGCAGTGCATGGGGCTGGCACTGGAAGATGAGCAACAAGAATCCCAACGTCGTGGATTCGCAGGGACGCCGTCAGATTGCCGCTCACTACTATCCAAAGATCGGTCCGTATGCGTCGCGCGACGCCGACGTCATCGAGTATCATCTGCTGTTGATGAAGATGAGCGGCGTCGACGGCGTCATGGTCAACTGGTATGGCGTCCAGGGTTCGAACGGCGACATTAACGACCTGCTGAACAGCTCGAACGCGATTATCGCCCAGACGAACGATTTCGGCCTCGATTACAACGTCGTTCTCGAAGATCGCTTCTCGACGAATATCAGCCAGGCGAAGGCCAATGTCGCTTATCTACGCGACAATTACTTCAACGATCCGAACTACATTCGCATCAACGCCGACAACGATCCGCTGTTGAACGTTTTTGGGCCGATCGCGTTTCAACAGCCGGCGCAATGGACCGAGATTCTAGGACAAGCGGGCGAGCCGGTTGATTTCCAAACGCTGTGGTACGAGCGGAACGACGCCGGAGTGAACGCCGACGGCGAGTATGCGTGGATCTATCAAGACGCGAGCCGGACGTATGATCAGCACGTTGAAGACTTTTACAAGTTTCGCGCGACGGCGTCAGGCTCGTTTGGCGGCGTCGCGTTTCCTGGTTTCAACGACTACTACGTCCAAGGGGGCGTCGGCGACATCATTCCGTTCGACATTCCGCACAACAACGGGCAGGTGCTCGATCGCACGTTGAGCCTCGCCAACCAGTACGCCAGCAAGCTCGACTTCGTGCAACTTGCCACTTGGAACGACTTCGGCGAAGGAACGATGTTCGAGCCGACGGTGGAAACGGGCTACGACTATTTGCTGAAGCTGCAGGATTTTACCGGCGTCGAGTATGGCGAGGCGGAACTGGAGTTGGTGTTCCAACTCTATCGTGCGCGGAAGGCGTATGCGGGCGACGCTGCGAAGCAAACGCTGCTAGACAATGCGGCGGCGCTGTTGAACGATCTGCAGATCAGCGATGCGCGGTCCATCATCGACAACCTGCTGCCGCCGGGCGATTTTGACGGCAACGGCACGGTCGATGGCGCCGACTTTCTTGTCTGGCAGCGCGAGAACGGCAGCACCGGTTACTATCCGCTCAAGCAAAATGCCGCCGATGGGAACGCCGACGGCGTTGTGGATGACGCTGATTTAGATTTGTGGCGGCAGTACTTGGGGTTCGTGAGCACGAGCATCGGGGCAGCGGCCGCTGCGGCGGTTCCTGAGCCGGCGGCGCTGCCGCTCATTCTCGCGGCGGCCGCGTTCTGCGGGTTGCGCCGGCGTCGCTAA
- a CDS encoding carboxypeptidase-like regulatory domain-containing protein, whose protein sequence is MRQFSTSFVYPALMLSALLVGCGGTSNQATVEGIVTLEGAPVPSGSISFVPTSGGTQSYAMSDAAGNYEVYTGREAGLKPGEYSVTIVARERPAVNQTELGGPAPAGAAITPAWYASPETSGLKFTVAPGANEINLELSKQAPAGWREPAKRR, encoded by the coding sequence GTGCGCCAGTTCAGTACATCGTTTGTTTACCCCGCCTTGATGCTGTCGGCCTTGCTTGTCGGTTGCGGCGGCACGAGCAACCAAGCGACCGTCGAGGGCATCGTTACGCTGGAAGGCGCGCCGGTTCCTTCGGGTTCGATCTCGTTCGTTCCTACAAGCGGCGGGACGCAGTCGTACGCGATGAGCGATGCAGCCGGCAACTACGAGGTCTACACCGGTCGCGAGGCGGGCTTGAAGCCGGGCGAGTACAGCGTGACGATCGTCGCCCGCGAGCGCCCAGCGGTGAACCAAACCGAGTTAGGCGGCCCGGCGCCGGCCGGAGCGGCGATCACGCCCGCCTGGTACGCCTCGCCAGAGACCTCGGGCCTGAAATTTACTGTCGCGCCTGGGGCGAATGAGATTAACCTGGAGTTGTCGAAGCAAGCTCCCGCCGGCTGGCGCGAGCCGGCGAAGCGACGTTAA
- a CDS encoding DUF1559 domain-containing protein has protein sequence MSRRMNSCSRSAWRSGGFTLVELLVVIAIIGVLVALLLPAVQAAREAARRSQCTNNLKNIGLACLNHHDAKKCFPQSIPHVDGWDNQTAQCGSGSAAVRETVAVPKPGYNGKGWIVDILPYIEQQASHAQIVANYVCAPGVMFRARATIGFGMGNLAIRPIVSTQLPILSCPSDDSAAPSDGQQWYWNFQPGTITATTSYKGCIGDSLLSVEATPCSTNVDPPASNISGSPDTHNTMSNNGIFQRASIWTPLNMKRITDGSSNTFLAGENVVFTDYHSAAFFSDGDWATCSIPLNYLPIQLSPEDFKDATISKSVRGFKSMHAGGAQFVMADGSVQFVQEGIDMLSYRALSTRDGGEIARLP, from the coding sequence ATGTCCAGAAGAATGAACAGCTGTTCGCGGAGCGCCTGGCGAAGCGGCGGCTTCACGCTAGTGGAACTGCTGGTGGTGATCGCCATCATCGGCGTCTTGGTGGCGCTCTTGCTGCCCGCGGTGCAAGCGGCGCGGGAGGCGGCGCGGCGCTCGCAGTGCACGAACAACCTAAAGAATATCGGATTGGCTTGTCTGAACCACCACGATGCTAAGAAGTGCTTTCCGCAGAGCATTCCGCATGTAGACGGCTGGGACAATCAGACGGCTCAGTGCGGCAGCGGTAGTGCTGCAGTTCGAGAAACGGTTGCCGTTCCCAAGCCGGGGTACAACGGCAAAGGGTGGATCGTCGACATCCTCCCTTATATTGAGCAGCAGGCTTCTCATGCTCAGATTGTCGCCAATTACGTTTGCGCTCCGGGCGTGATGTTTCGTGCCCGTGCGACCATCGGTTTTGGGATGGGCAATTTAGCAATTCGACCAATTGTTTCCACTCAGCTTCCCATTTTGAGTTGCCCCTCAGACGATTCGGCTGCGCCGTCGGATGGCCAGCAATGGTACTGGAACTTTCAACCAGGCACGATTACCGCGACGACCAGCTACAAAGGCTGCATCGGCGATTCGCTCCTCTCCGTCGAAGCGACGCCTTGCAGCACGAACGTCGATCCGCCTGCCAGCAACATCAGCGGTTCGCCTGACACGCACAACACGATGTCTAACAACGGCATCTTTCAGCGGGCCAGCATCTGGACGCCGCTGAACATGAAGCGAATCACCGACGGCAGCAGCAACACGTTCCTGGCCGGCGAGAACGTCGTCTTCACCGATTACCACTCGGCGGCCTTCTTCTCCGACGGCGATTGGGCGACTTGCAGCATTCCGCTGAACTATCTGCCGATTCAGTTGTCGCCGGAAGACTTCAAAGATGCGACGATTTCGAAATCGGTCCGCGGCTTCAAGAGCATGCACGCCGGCGGCGCCCAATTCGTGATGGCCGACGGTTCGGTGCAGTTCGTTCAAGAGGGAATCGATATGCTGAGCTATCGCGCCCTCTCGACGCGCGACGGCGGCGAAATTGCGCGGCTGCCGTAG
- a CDS encoding substrate-binding domain-containing protein: MPAPAKYTEVMSVIQRRIDEGDYLLSSIPGERKIAEDTGVSYMTARRAVSELLELKVLTRHPSGALDVHPSYAKRTRPAEVVLLYPAYASTYLTQLRGLVSEFADEREVRLRPVQFVHWDESTVVEAAAQARGAIVIPSGEPLPPRLIEAFKAKKIVMLDGDYSDVGIRSIRLFSQASIQKVLNHLYDLGHRQIDCVNTQNQNAEIRRRIDIWRQWIERKGIAGRLWDNPAAPYTDPTIAAYKLMSRLLDNGQIEATALVGTTCPAAIGMMRASWERGVHVGKELSICAMNIEPPAEFFCPSITGLQMPKLAGVLGACFDWIFGPDQFDGAKLLEPKSAALFEGESTRRPTAASIAKK, translated from the coding sequence ATGCCGGCTCCAGCCAAATATACGGAGGTGATGTCCGTCATCCAGCGTCGCATTGACGAGGGCGACTACCTGCTCAGCAGCATCCCCGGCGAGCGGAAGATCGCCGAAGATACGGGCGTTAGCTACATGACGGCTCGCCGGGCCGTCTCTGAATTACTTGAACTGAAGGTGCTCACCCGCCATCCGTCCGGCGCCCTCGACGTCCACCCGTCGTACGCCAAGCGGACTCGACCTGCGGAGGTGGTGCTCCTTTATCCCGCGTATGCGTCGACTTACCTGACGCAGCTTCGTGGCCTCGTCTCCGAGTTCGCCGACGAACGCGAAGTCCGTCTGCGGCCGGTGCAGTTCGTTCATTGGGATGAAAGCACTGTCGTCGAAGCCGCCGCCCAGGCTCGCGGCGCCATCGTCATTCCGTCAGGCGAACCGCTTCCGCCGCGGCTGATCGAGGCGTTCAAAGCCAAAAAGATCGTAATGCTCGACGGCGACTATTCCGACGTCGGCATCAGGTCGATCCGACTCTTCTCGCAAGCCAGTATTCAGAAGGTTCTCAACCACCTGTACGACCTGGGCCATCGGCAGATCGATTGCGTCAATACTCAGAATCAGAACGCCGAGATCCGCCGCCGTATCGACATTTGGCGGCAATGGATCGAGCGTAAGGGCATCGCCGGCCGCCTATGGGACAACCCGGCCGCTCCCTACACCGATCCGACGATCGCCGCCTACAAGTTAATGTCGCGTCTGCTCGACAACGGCCAGATCGAAGCGACGGCGCTAGTCGGCACCACATGCCCGGCCGCCATCGGCATGATGCGTGCGAGTTGGGAACGGGGCGTGCACGTCGGCAAAGAGCTGTCGATTTGCGCGATGAACATCGAACCGCCGGCCGAGTTCTTCTGCCCGTCGATTACCGGCCTGCAAATGCCGAAGCTCGCCGGAGTGCTGGGGGCTTGCTTCGACTGGATCTTCGGGCCCGATCAGTTCGACGGGGCCAAACTGCTCGAACCCAAAAGCGCCGCGTTATTTGAGGGCGAATCAACCCGCCGCCCCACTGCCGCCTCCATCGCCAAGAAGTAA
- a CDS encoding DUF1559 domain-containing protein, translating into MPVTGRQRRHSGFTLVELLVVIAIIGVLVALLLPAVQAAREAARRSQCLNNFKQLGLAMQNHHDTFRYLPVDINRQPSLTKHRSQLYLQLLPFMEGSALRAAYDFTAAATAPKNLNLLSRPEPMLACASDESQLHTEGGNDNGGDRKSSYGFNYGYGTYSQLVSDPLRRGPFWANPGVPNDDAKKEFWRFGKETGTPNKEQDTSGQQVNYKNISDGLSNTFLQLEMRQVPSDDENDQDRRARVWIFTAGSYQITTRMAPNSSAPDVTVCSTQNNAIAPCLRKSGAAQFILASRSAHSGGVNASKCDGSAEFVSDGVDLAVWRSQSTIAADDPPLYANDPEGNGQ; encoded by the coding sequence ATGCCTGTCACCGGACGCCAACGCCGCCATTCCGGATTTACGTTAGTCGAACTATTGGTTGTGATCGCCATTATTGGCGTCCTCGTAGCCTTACTGCTGCCCGCCGTGCAAGCCGCCCGCGAGGCCGCCCGCCGCAGCCAATGCTTGAACAACTTCAAGCAGCTCGGGTTGGCGATGCAGAACCATCACGACACGTTCCGCTATCTGCCCGTGGATATCAATCGGCAGCCATCGCTGACGAAGCATCGATCGCAGCTGTACCTCCAATTGCTGCCGTTTATGGAAGGCTCCGCGTTACGCGCGGCTTACGATTTCACAGCTGCTGCCACAGCCCCCAAAAACTTGAACCTGCTGTCGCGCCCGGAACCAATGTTGGCGTGCGCCAGCGACGAATCGCAGCTTCATACTGAAGGCGGTAACGACAACGGCGGCGATCGTAAATCGAGCTACGGGTTTAACTACGGCTATGGCACATACTCTCAGCTCGTGAGCGATCCACTGCGTCGCGGACCGTTCTGGGCGAATCCGGGCGTCCCCAACGACGACGCCAAGAAAGAGTTTTGGCGTTTCGGCAAGGAGACCGGTACGCCAAATAAGGAGCAAGACACTTCCGGCCAACAGGTCAACTACAAGAACATCAGCGATGGCTTGAGCAATACCTTTCTACAGCTTGAAATGCGCCAAGTCCCGTCGGACGACGAAAACGATCAAGACCGTCGAGCCCGCGTTTGGATCTTTACCGCGGGTTCCTACCAGATCACGACTCGCATGGCGCCCAACTCTTCGGCGCCAGACGTCACCGTATGCTCGACGCAAAACAACGCCATCGCGCCATGCCTACGGAAGTCTGGCGCTGCGCAATTCATTCTTGCCTCGCGCAGCGCCCACTCGGGCGGCGTCAACGCCTCAAAGTGCGACGGCTCCGCTGAGTTCGTCAGCGACGGCGTCGATCTCGCCGTGTGGCGTTCGCAAAGCACCATCGCCGCCGACGATCCGCCGCTGTACGCGAACGACCCCGAAGGCAACGGCCAGTAG
- a CDS encoding PEP-CTERM sorting domain-containing protein translates to MRRSLLSSTLVALLTGLLASVAVTPAQAITVTGRGFSNHSHDQFSTTTSAGSPFFTGSTNSSDGTQYTIGPSNGLTGSIRTPNGPGSSPTGSSTTVSGHVSITGNATSVGADAAAGTADDWLNGNGVPAGVTLSYDILFTISSANGMNLITANGNTGNGLAIANTANQNYGNLDAGEQLNFSTITASNYVWGGAPTESFSFTPISTGTTRFTAFRSNSLDIASEGATLSDGTNTWGFGTSTGTVVSNIPITNTLSATFSPAGGDVPLTLKTDVGAWALKGFQLSTPISYDVIAVAPPVNADFNADTFVDGADFLIWQRGYGLATGALLADGDANGDGAVNDLDLAAWNANFGAGPTPPISAVPEPAALTLAGIAILASAAMRRRS, encoded by the coding sequence ATGCGTCGCTCCCTACTCTCGTCCACGCTCGTCGCTTTGCTCACTGGATTGCTCGCCAGCGTTGCCGTCACGCCCGCCCAAGCTATTACTGTCACCGGCCGCGGCTTTTCGAACCATAGCCACGACCAGTTCAGCACCACGACTTCGGCCGGCTCGCCCTTCTTCACCGGCTCGACCAACTCCAGCGACGGCACCCAATACACCATCGGCCCGTCGAACGGACTCACCGGGAGCATCCGCACCCCGAATGGCCCTGGCTCCTCGCCCACAGGTTCGAGCACGACGGTCAGCGGCCACGTCTCGATCACCGGCAACGCCACTTCCGTCGGCGCCGATGCGGCAGCCGGTACGGCCGACGACTGGCTCAACGGCAACGGCGTGCCCGCCGGCGTAACGCTGAGCTACGACATCCTGTTTACCATTTCGTCGGCCAACGGCATGAACCTCATCACTGCCAACGGCAACACCGGCAACGGGCTGGCGATCGCCAACACCGCCAACCAGAACTACGGAAATCTCGATGCCGGCGAGCAGCTAAATTTCAGCACGATCACCGCCAGCAACTACGTGTGGGGCGGAGCACCGACCGAATCATTTAGCTTCACGCCGATTTCCACCGGGACCACGCGCTTCACCGCGTTCCGTTCGAATAGCCTCGACATTGCCTCCGAAGGCGCCACCCTCTCCGATGGGACCAATACGTGGGGATTCGGCACCTCCACCGGCACGGTCGTCAGCAATATCCCGATCACCAACACGCTCAGCGCGACGTTCAGTCCCGCTGGTGGCGACGTGCCGTTGACCCTGAAGACCGACGTCGGCGCCTGGGCCCTGAAGGGCTTCCAACTCAGCACGCCGATCTCGTACGACGTCATCGCCGTCGCGCCGCCAGTCAACGCCGACTTCAACGCCGATACGTTCGTCGACGGCGCCGACTTCCTCATCTGGCAACGCGGCTACGGCCTCGCCACCGGCGCCCTGCTCGCCGACGGCGACGCCAACGGCGATGGTGCGGTAAACGACCTCGACCTCGCGGCTTGGAATGCCAACTTCGGCGCCGGCCCGACGCCGCCGATCTCGGCGGTCCCGGAACCTGCCGCGCTAACGCTTGCAGGCATCGCAATCCTCGCCTCGGCTGCGATGCGGCGACGATCGTAG